The stretch of DNA CTGACGAAGAAGCTAAAAATCTCATGTTCCCTCACTACGCAACAATGCATGAGCGTATTGGGCGTACACGTGGTTGGCCTCCACTGTCTCGAGCTCAGTTCGAACATGAAGCCGGACCTGAAGGCGCACTTTTCGTCGGATCACCCGAAACTGTGGCTAACAAACTTACGCGGAGTATCCATGGATTGGGCATCTCTCGATTTGACCTCAAATACAGTTTGGGAACACTTCCACATGAACATTTGATGGAAAGCATTCGTCTCTATGGCGAGGTGGTTGTTCCACGTGTCAGGGAACAGCTTTATGAGTTAGCGCAAAACATATAAATACCCCCAGGGGTATATGATGAACTTATGTCTAAGGAATTAAAAGTCGTTGTCGTTGGTGGTGTAGCTGGTGGCATGTCAGCAGCAACACGATTGCGTCGATTGGTAGAGTCCGCTGAAATAGTCGTTCTTGAACGCAGTGGATACGTTTCATTCGCTAATTGTGGACTTCCCTATCACCTTAGCGGGACAATCGAGCAACGTTCTTCCTTGATGCTTCAGACTCCCGCTTCATTAGCGGCACGTTTTGCACTAGATGTTCGAGTCAAGTCTGAGGTTGTTGAAATCAACAGAGAAGCAAAGACTGCACTGGTTCGCAATCTTCTTGACAAATCTGAATATGTCGAACACTACGACTATTTGATTCTTTCGCCTGGCGCAGCACCGGTCATGCCAAGCCAGCACGGTGCTGAGCGTGCGATGTCTATGAGAGATATTGAAGACCTTGATCGCGCTATGGCGTGGCTGGAGTCCAAGCCAACAACTGCAGTTATTTTAGGCGGTGGATTTATTGGCATCGAAGTTGCAGAAAATCTCGTAAAGAGGGGCTTGCACGTAACTTTGCTGCAGCGAGGCACCCAGCTCATGAAAAATCTTGACCCTGAAATGGCTGTAATGCTCAGTACCCGAATGCGTGCAGCTGGTGTAAATATACGATTCAACACCACTGCAACTGAGTTCACTAAGAAAACCGTTACCTTATCCAGCGGTGAAGAAATAAGTGCAGATGTGATTTTTTCGGCCATGGGTGTAAGGCCAGAAATTGGACTCGCAGAATTGGCTGGTCTTCGTATAGGAGAAAACAGTGGCATTTGGGTCGATGCTGAGCAACGCACTTCCGACCATTCAATTTTTGCTGTGGGTGATGCTGCCGAGAAAACGGATGCCATCACTGGAGAGTCGCGACTAGCCACCCTTGCAGGACTTGCGAACAGACACGGACATTCTGTCGCAAATGCAATCGCTCATGCCCCTGTCGCGCCTGCCACTCCAGCTTTAGCTACTTCAATAGTTACTTTTGAAGGACTTGCTGCAGCTTCTGTGGGATGGACTGAAGCTGGTCTCAGAGCCAATGGTCGTGATATCAGAGTGATTCATGCTCATCCAGCAAATCACGCTGCATATTACCCTGGAGCAGAAACAATGAGACTTAAGTTAATTGTTGATGCACAAAACGATCAAATT from Aurantimicrobium sp. MWH-Uga1 encodes:
- a CDS encoding FAD-dependent oxidoreductase translates to MSKELKVVVVGGVAGGMSAATRLRRLVESAEIVVLERSGYVSFANCGLPYHLSGTIEQRSSLMLQTPASLAARFALDVRVKSEVVEINREAKTALVRNLLDKSEYVEHYDYLILSPGAAPVMPSQHGAERAMSMRDIEDLDRAMAWLESKPTTAVILGGGFIGIEVAENLVKRGLHVTLLQRGTQLMKNLDPEMAVMLSTRMRAAGVNIRFNTTATEFTKKTVTLSSGEEISADVIFSAMGVRPEIGLAELAGLRIGENSGIWVDAEQRTSDHSIFAVGDAAEKTDAITGESRLATLAGLANRHGHSVANAIAHAPVAPATPALATSIVTFEGLAAASVGWTEAGLRANGRDIRVIHAHPANHAAYYPGAETMRLKLIVDAQNDQILGAQGVGGAGVDKRIDVIATAMFAGISASQLAQLELAYDPQHGSAKDPINMLGYINRNIAEGYTKTIEWHELETYQNQGWEILDVRTRGEHQFSSIPGSINIPLDTLRENLKLIDGKKLVVHCQVGQRGHTATRILAQEGFDVVNLDGGFLTWKAGMASMGESN